ATTGCTTTAGTCATTAGTTTTGTCAGTGGTTCATTGTTTTTATTATACCCAAAAAATTCCCCAGACATTCTTGGTAAATCAGATGGTTCACAAAATACCTCTAATGACCAAAACAATGAAAAGCCATCATTTCAATCGCAAGAAGTCATTTCCACCAACAAAAAAAATCAATATGAATCTCATAATGAAATAAAATCTTATGATGATAAGAAAATAGCAGAATGGACTGCAAAAGTTAGACAGTGGGTAAGCGAATTTCCATTCCCTCAGGAAACCACTCGTTCTATCCTCGGTGCAAATCCAGATGATGTACAACAAGCTTTACAGGCATTCAATCAACGACTACAGGATGAGATTGTTAATAACAATTTTCTATCAAAAAATGAAAAAGATCATATTTTATGGGACATATACACTAACACTACATGGTTAGGGAATAACAACGCTCTACAGGCAATTGTTCAAGATAATTTGGCGAGCATGACTCCGTTTGGCTTGACCGACGAAATTCGTGCCACCTATCAAACATGGGCATCGAATGGAAATAAGACGTTAGAAAGTCGCCATGATTTGTTGGAAATAGTTGATGGCATACTAAATGTAGACAATAATACGCTTGATAACGCAGCTAAACAACAATATGTTAAAAGTATCCCATCAGCTAAAGAATTACTACTAGATCAAATCAGAATGACTAACGAGAGTGATGAGGCACAAAACCTAACAGGTTTTGCTATCGACTTATACGCATCTCATGCTACTTCGAATGAAATGGAAGAACTGTCATCTACAATACAAGCAATATCTGCATCTAACCCAGCAAATTCCCTACAACTCTATCATTCAACATTGAAAAATCTTCTTTCTCAATCTAAGAGTTCCGATCAAGCTACTCGTTTAATATTAGCTTCTCCCTCACCGGATTTAAATCAATCACTCACATTCTTGTTAAAAGAAGATGGTAATATTGCACTTGCTGACATACCACCGACCACACGAACCGAATTGTTGACTTATCTTCAGTCACAAGAAAATTCCATTCGTGGTACAGATATAGAACCCGATTGGAAACTTTCGATCAATCGCTTGCAAACCGGAAAATAACTCACGCGCTTATCACCGTTCAACCACCCCTCGTTCGGCATGGCAGTCATCGGGCGGATGTTGGAAGCGCAAGGTTTTCGCGTCGGCATCATTGCGCAACCCGATTGGCATTCCAAAGAGCCGTTCATGGCACTGGGCGCACCCAACCTGTTCTTCGGCGTGGCAGCGGGCAATATGGACTCGATGATCAACCGCTACACCGCCGACCGCAAAACGCGCTCTGACGACGTTTACACCCCCGGCGGCATGGCAGGCAAACGCCCCGACCGCGCCACGCTGGTGTACACGCACCGCTGCCGCGAAGCCTACCCCGACGTGCCGATCATTATCGGCGGGATCGAAGCCTCGTTGCGGCGCATTGCGCACTTCGATTACTGGCAGGAAAAAGTCCGCACCTCGATCCTGCTGGATGCCGCCGCCGACCTATTGCTATACGGCAATGCCGAACGCGCCGTGGTCGAAGTCGCGCACCGCATCGCTTCCGGCGAACCCGTTTCCCAAATCACCGACGTGCGCGGCACCGCCTTCGTGCGCCGCGACACCCCGCAGGGCTGGATGGAAATCGACTCCAGTCGCATCGACCAACCGGGCAAAATCGACCGCATTATCAACCCCTACCTCAACACCACCGAGATGAGTGAATGCGAAGTCGAAAAGCGCAATGTGCAATGGTTTGAATACGAAGACCCGCGCAGCAAACGCCCCGACGAACACAAGCTGATCTTCCATCCCCGCGCCCGTTTAGACCGCGACACCACCGTTATCCGCTTGCCGTCTTACGAAAAAGTCAGCAAAGACAAAGCCTTGTATGCCCACGCCAACCGCGTGCTGCACTTGGAAACCAACCCCGGCAACGCCCGCGCTTTGGTGCAAAAACACGGCAATATTGACGTGTGGCTGAATCCGCCACCGATTCCGCTAACCACGCCGGAAATGGATTTCGTGTTCGGGCTACCCTACGCACGCTTGCCGCACCCGTCCTATAACGGCGTAAAAATCCCCGCCTATGACATGATCCGTTTCTCGGTGAATATCATGCGCGGTTGCTTTGGTGGCTGCACCTTCTGTTCGATTACCGAACACGAAGGGCGCATTATCCAAAGCCGTTCCAAAGAATCCATCATCCGCGAAGTTGAGGAAATCCGCGACAAAGTGCCGGGATTTACCGGGGTGATTTCCGACCTTGGCGGCCCCACCGCGAATATGTACCGCCTTGCCTGCAAAGACCCGAAGATCGAAGCCGCGTGCCGCAAACCCGCCTGCGTCTACCCCGATGTGTGCCACAACCTCAA
The sequence above is drawn from the Thiothrix subterranea genome and encodes:
- a CDS encoding YgiQ family radical SAM protein; this translates as MAVIGRMLEAQGFRVGIIAQPDWHSKEPFMALGAPNLFFGVAAGNMDSMINRYTADRKTRSDDVYTPGGMAGKRPDRATLVYTHRCREAYPDVPIIIGGIEASLRRIAHFDYWQEKVRTSILLDAAADLLLYGNAERAVVEVAHRIASGEPVSQITDVRGTAFVRRDTPQGWMEIDSSRIDQPGKIDRIINPYLNTTEMSECEVEKRNVQWFEYEDPRSKRPDEHKLIFHPRARLDRDTTVIRLPSYEKVSKDKALYAHANRVLHLETNPGNARALVQKHGNIDVWLNPPPIPLTTPEMDFVFGLPYARLPHPSYNGVKIPAYDMIRFSVNIMRGCFGGCTFCSITEHEGRIIQSRSKESIIREVEEIRDKVPGFTGVISDLGGPTANMYRLACKDPKIEAACRKPACVYPDVCHNLNTDHAALKELYREARTLPGIKKILIGSGVRYDLAIKDPEYVKELVTHHVGGYLKIAPEHTESGPLSKMMKPGIGAYDEFKRLFEKYTKEAGKEQYLIPYFIAAHPGTSDEDMLNLALWLKKNGFRADQVQAFYPSPMASATTMYHTDKNPLHKVTYKSEKVATAKSPEQRKLHKAFLRWHDPKNWPLLRKAMAEMGRQELIGDGENQLIPHYKAGEEQLVYEAHRRKNKGGEHQKRVGKPVVNAKPAAAKPNAGKPQGGKMLTQHTGLPPKARADFGGKPRPTNKSKRGR